One Methylocystis iwaonis genomic window, AGCCGAGGAAATTCGCCGTAACTCGCCGACGAGCTTGAAGGTCACGCACGCGCTTTTAGAGCGCGCGAGGATTGCCGGGAGATTGGAGGCGTGTCTGATCAACGAGTATCGTGCGGCCTGCAGCCTGCTGGACAGCCACGATCTCTACGAGGGCATACGCGCGGCGCTCATCGATAAGGACAAGACGCCAAGATGGCTTCCGTCGTCGCTCGAGGAAGTCGACGACATCGCTGTGCAGAAAATTATCGAAGCGCGTGACGACCCAGAACCCGATTTCGGTTCTTTGCAGCAATAGGCGCCAGCCCTTCCCCATCAGCGAGCCCACCCCACTTCATCATTGGCGGGGCAAACGCAGGAGGCGGCGGAACGAGAATGAAAGACCCGGTGGTCATTGTCGGCGCTGCACGGACGCCGATCGGCGCTTTTCTGGGCGAGTTGGCGCATGTGACTGCCCCACAACTTGGCGCGCGCGCGATTGAAGCGGCTGTGACCCGCGCAGGAGCGCCGAAAGACCAGATCGACTCATGCGTGATGGGTTGCGTCTTGAGCGCCGGCTTGGGCCAGGCTCCCGCGCGGCAAGCCGCTCTCGGCGCAGGCCTTGGCGTCGAGACCGGATGCGTCACTGTCAATAAAATGTGCGGCTCCGGCATGCAGGCGCTCATCTCGGCCCATGACCAGCTCCTGGCCGAGAGCGTCGATCTCGTGGTCGCGGGCGGCATGGAGAGCATGAGCAACGCGCCTTATTTACTGGATCGCGCACGGACCGGCTTTCGTATGGGGCACGGGCGTGCGCTCGATCATATGTTTTTGGACGGGCTCGAGGACGCCTATGAAAAAGGGCGGCTGATGGGCGCCTTCGCGGAAGATTGCGCGACCGACTATCAATTCACGCGCAAGATGCAGGACGCGTTTGCGCTGAGATCGCTTACACGCGCGCAACAAGCCGCGCGGCAAGGTCTTTTCGACGCCGAAATCACGCCCGTCGCGTCAGCCAAAACCAAGACCGAAGTTCTCAGCGACGAACTTCCCAGAAAAGCCAACGCCGAGGCGATCGAGACGCTTCGACCGGCGTTCAGACCGGATGGCACATTGACTGCGGCGAATTCGAGCGCAATCTCGGACGGCGCCGCCGCTTTGGTGTTGACCCGCCTTGAGCACGCAGAGCGCAATGGGCTAACGCCACGCGCAAGGCTCGTCCGCCATGTCACCCACGCCGGACCTCCCGGCAAATTCCCGACAGCGCCGATCGCCGCCATACGAAAACTCCTGGACAAGCTCGCTTGGCGCGCGGAAGACGTCGATCTCTTTGAGATCAACGAAGCCTTCGCTGTCGTCGCAATGGCCGCACAGCGCGACCTTGCTTTGCCCGACGATAAGGTGAATATCCACGGCGGCGCCTGCGCGATCGGCCATCCGATCGGCGCGTCTGGCGCGCGTATCGTCGTGACCCTGCTTGCAGCGCTCGAACGATATGATCTTCGCAGAGGCGTCGCCGCGCTCTGCATTGGCGGCGGGGAAGCGACGGCCGTCGCAATCGAGCGGTCTCTGTAAGCGCCGACGCTTGGATTTCACTAGCGCCAGCGCTTGAGTTTCATCATTTTGTGAAGTCGATCCACCGCAAGCTTCGTCGCCGCCTCGGCGGGCGGAACATGCGCTGCGAGGGCGCCCTCGAGCGTAAGCCGCGTGTTGCGCCCGACCTTCTCCTCGATGGCGGCCAAGGCGATCGCCTCGGAGCCGCCGCCATATTCGACGGCGCCAGCGATCACGCCGCCGGCATTGGCGATAAAATCGGGAACGCTGATGATCCCGCGTTCGAACATTCGCGCTTCGGCGTCTTTGGTCGCCGGAACATTTGCGCCTTGAACGACAAGCTTGCAGGCGAGGCGATCGACATTGTCGGCGCGTAGCGCATCCGGCCGCGCCGCGGGAATCCAAATGTCGCATGGGAGGGCGACCAGCGCGTCACCGGGGATGACTGTTGCCTTAGGATAGGCGGAAACGCTCTTACCCGCCCGCTTCAGTTCCGTCAGCACTTCTATGTCGATCCCATCGGGGTTTGAGATCGCCCCGGCGATATCCGCAACGCCAACCAGGCGCGCGCCTCTCTTTGCGAGGAAACGCGACGCATGCTCGCCGACGGCGCCAAAGCCCTGCACGACGACGCGTGCGCCCTCCAAGGAAAGGCCGGCGAAAGGCGCGGCGACTTCGGCCGCAATCGCGACGCCGAAACCCGTCGCGCCGATTTCATTGAGCGGAATGCCGCCTATTTCCGCCGGAAGGCCAACCGCACGCCCGATTTCATCGTGAATCCAGCCCATCGCCAATTCGTCGGTGCCCATATCCGGGCCAGGTATATATTCGACAAGCGGCGCGATGGCGCACGCAAAGGCGCGGATCAACCGCTCCTTCTCGTGTCGCGGCATGGTCGGATCGCCAAAAATGACCGATTTGGCGCCCCCGTGCCGCAGAGAGCAGGCGGCGTTCTTCAGCGTCATCGCGCGCGCCAGGCGAAAACATTCTAGGACCGAGACGTCCGGCGCCATGCGGGTTCCGCCAATCGCAGGCCCCGCGGCGACATTGTCGATGACGACGATCGCCCGCAGCCCGACCGATGGCGTGTGCAAATAGACGATCTTCGCGGGCCCGAGCGCATCGCCGAAGGCGAAAAGTTCCGCGTTTGTATTGGTCGACATAATGATTAGCTTGGAAGCGCAAGGCCCTTGGTCAAGAGGCGCCATGGCGCGCCGCTATTGTGCAACGCAGGAAGGCGGCGCTTGAAAATTCGACTGCCCCAACGTGACTTCGAGCTTCGGCGCGCTACTTCAGCCTGCATCGAGGCGCTGACCTGGTTCGCGCTGTGACTTGAACGCGACGAGTCTCGCATGGGCATTCACACAAGCGTTGACCCAGAGACAGATACTGTACGCTTCCTTTCGCCAGAAGGCGCCTTATGCCGCCCGATCCCCTCGTCTATTGGCGACGAATTGCTCGTGATGCTCTATCGGGCGATGACGCGCACGCGGATCTTCGACGGCAAGGCGGTCGCCTTGCAGCGCACGGGGCAGCTCGGCACCTTTGCGTCCGCTCTTGGTCAGGAGGCCGTCGGCGTAGGCGCCGCCGCCGCAATGCAGGCGCGCGACGTTCTTGCCCCATCCTATCGAGATCACGGCGCGCAATTCCTGCGCGGCATGACCATGGCCGAATGCCTGCTCTATTGGGGCGGAGACGAGAGGGGCAGCGATTTCGCCGGCCCTCGCCTCGATTTTCCCAACTGCGTGCCCGTCGCAACGCAGATCGCGCATGCAGTGGGCGCGGCATATGCCTTCAAGTTACGGCGCGAAGACCGCGTCGTTCTCACCTTCATCGGCGACGGCGGGACCTCCAATGGTGGTTTCTACGAGGCTTTGAACATGGCCGGCGTTTGGAAAACGCCAGCCGTGATCGTTATCAACAACAACGGCTGGGCGATCTCGACGCCTTGCGCGCGCGAATGCGCGGCCGCCTCACTGGCGCAAAAAAGCGTCGCTGTCGGCATCGAGGGGCGGCAGGTCGACGGCAATGATGTCGTGGCGGTCTATGACACTGTCCGCCAGGCAATCGAAAAGGCGCGCGCCGGACAGGGGCCCACTTTGATCGAAGCCCTCACTTATCGCCTCGGCGACCATACCACGGCCGACGACGCCACACGCTATCGCGATCCGGAACTCGTGCGACGCGAATGGACGCGCGAACCAATCGCGCGGCTGCGCGCCTATCTCACCAGGAAAGGCGCTTGGAGCCAACACAAGGAAGACGCGCTGCAACGCGAATGTCTGGAAGAGGTTGGGCAGGCGGTAAACGCCTATCTCGGCGCACAGCCAGCAGACTGCAACGCCATGTTCGACCATCTCTACGCCGCGCTTCCCGCATCTTATTCCTACCAGCGCGACATGGCCCGCCGCTTCTCGCCACGCAACGGAGGCGGCCATGGCTGAGCTGAACCTTGTCGAAGCTGTCAACCACGCGCTCGCTTACGAGATGGCGAATGACGAGAGCGTGTTGCTGCTCGGCGAGGACATCGGCGTCAATGGCGGCGTATTTCGCGCCACCAATGGCCTGCAAGCGCGCTTCGGGTGCGAGAGGGTGATCGATACGCCGCTTGCCGAAGGGGCCATCGCGGGCGTCGCCGTCGGCATGGCCGCCATGGGGCTGAAGCCCGTTGCGGAAATCCAGTTCACAGGCTTCATCTATCCAACCATCGATCAGATGATCAACCACGCATCGCGTCTGCGCAATCGCACGCGCGGGCGGCTGACCTGTCCGATGGTGCTGCGTTCGCCCTATGGCGCCGGCATTCACGCCCCCGAGCATCACTCCGAGAGCCCAGAGGCGATCTTCGCGCATATGCCTGGCTTGCGCGTGGTGATCCCGTCGTCGCCAGCGCGCGCCTATGGCTTGCTGCTCGCAGCCATGCGCGACCCCGATCCGGTCGTGTTTCTCGAGCCGACGCGACTCTATCGCTTATTCAAACAGGCGGTCGCGGATGACGGGGAAAGCCTGCCGCTCGACGCTTGCTTTCTGTCGCGCGAGGGCAAGGACGTCACGCTCGTCGCCTGGGGCGCGATGATGCAAGAGACTCTCGCCGCAGCCGACGCTCTCGAACAGGAAGGCGTCGACGCTGAGGTTATCGATGTCGCGACCATCAAGCCGCTCGACGTGGAAACGATTCTACGCTCCGTCGAAAAGACCGGTCGCTGCGTGATCATCCACGAAGCGCCCCGCACCGCCGGCTTCGGCGCCGAGATCGCCGCTGAAATCGCCGAGCGCGCACTGTTTTCGCTGCTTGCGCCGGTGAAGCGCGTCGCCGCCTATGACGTCGTCGTGCCACTGTCCCGCCTGGAGCGCCAATACATCCCCAGCGTGGATCGAATCGTCGAGGCCGTGCGCAGCGCCATGGAGGGGTCATGAGGACATTCCGATTGCCTGATCTTGGCGAGGGCTTGCAGGAAGCCGAGCTGGTCGAATGGCGTGTGAAACCCGGCGAAGAGATCGCTGTCGATCAGCCACTTCTGGCCGTCGAAACCGCGAAGGCGGTCGTTGAGATTCCCTCCCCCTGCGCAGGCCGCGTCGAAAGGCTTTTTGCAAACGCAGGCGACATTATCCGCGTCGGCGCGCCTCTCGTCGAGTTTGAAGGGCAAGCCAACGACGACGCCGGCACGGTCGTCGGCGCAGTCGAGAGCGGCGCCAACATATTGCGTGAAGCACCGACGTCTCTTGGCCGCTCCCACGGTTCGGTGAGGGTGATTCCTGCGGCGCGCGCTCTTGCAAGACAACTCGACGTCGATTTGACGATGGTGACGCCGTCGGGCGCGGATGGCGTCATCACACCCGACGATGTGCGCCGCGTCGCGAGGGTCTTGAGCGAGACGGAGCCCGCAGAACCTTTGAGAGGTCCGCGGCGCGCCATGGCGCAAAACATGGCCTTTGCGCAAGCAGAGGTGGCCGCGGCGACGATCATGGACGACGCCGTCGTCGACGCGTGGGAGGCTGGCGCGGATGTCACCATCCGCCTGATCCGCGCGCTTGTGAAAGGTTGCGAAGCTGAGGCGGGCCTCAATTGCTGGTTCGAGAGCGCAACGCTCTCCCGCCGGATACTGCGAAAAATCGATCTTGGCATTGCCGTGGATATGCCAGACGGGCTCTTTGTTCCGGTTCTGCGCGATGTGGGAAACCGCGATCCCGCCGATCTGCGCCGAGGACTGGATCGCATGCGCGCCGATGTTCGCGAAAGGCGTATCCCACCGGAAGAGCTGCGCGGCGCGACAATCACCTTGTCGAATTTCGGGACGATCGCCGGCCGCTACGCCGCGCCCATTGTGTTGCCGCCGACGGTCGCGATACTCGGGGCGGGCCGTATCAGAGCCGAGGTGAAAGCCAGAGATGGCGCGCCGGCCGTCTCACATGTGCTTCCCTTAAGCCTGACATTCGACCATCGCGTCGTGTCGGGCGGAGAAGCGGGACGGTTTCTGGCGGCCGCCATATCGGACCTTGCGCTCCCCTCCTGATGTCTTGGTCTGCAGCCTAGGACCGCGCGCCTTCAGGCTCGCTTTGGCGGCGGCGAGCCTGAAGCTCGCGGTCCAGAGCGGACCTCGCTTTCACTGGCGCGCCCACGCCTCCAATCGACTTAGCCCTTTCGAGTCGCGAAGGCGCGCGCTTGGCCGTCTTCCTCGAACGCGCTAAAGGCCCGCGGCCGTCGCGATCGCCTCCACCGCCTCATCGACGCCAGTCGGTTCTATCGGGGCCCTTTGTGGGCCGCAAAGTACCTTCTCCAACTCGACTGCCAAGCCGCGTGCATCCTTGAGGCCTCCTGACGCCAATGCAAAATTGCAATGACGCTCCGCCCAATCGACAAGGCAGTCGGTCTCCGGCCAATCTTTTCTCGGCGCAATGACGACTCCGACCGCGGCACAGGCTGCTTCAACGACAGTGCAGTAGCTGTCCTTGCAAATGACCGCGTCAACAGAAAACAACAGGTCGAGCGCCGATAGAACCGACGCTTCGCAGGCTGATACGTCGTCGCGAAGCGGCGCGATCGCGCGACGCACCAACCAACGTACGCCATCTACCCTCGGAAGATCGAGCGAACCGGGGTTTGGCAAGCCTCCAAGGGTCAGCAGCACGAGCCTCTCGCCATTACCCACATTGAGCCGTTTGCGCAACTCGTCCCTGCGTCGGACGCCTTTGCGCGCGATCGGCCCGATCGGCCGCCCACTCGAAATATCCGACATGCTCATATGCGGGCGCGGCTGTAGAAACAATTCCGCAGTGGAATAAGCCTCGCGCAGCGTTCCAAGGACGCGGGAAGCTTCGGGACGGCCACTGAAGAAATTCTCGTAAATATCCGCCCAATTCATGCAACATAGGGCGATATTGCGCACGCCCGCGCGACGCGCCGCTGCGAGGCTCAGTGGACTGATATTCGATACAACCAGTGACGGCTCGAGCGCCCGCATGAATTGCGACTCGACATTCAAAAGGGTTTCCCACGCCTTGTATAAACGCATATAGGCGGCCGCGCTGGCCTCCAAATCGACAGACATCGCATCCGGAGCGTCGACGGTTACGTCCATAGGCGCCTGGAGGATCTCGATGCCGGAGGAAATGAACTCTTCGACCACGCGCCTCGGGTGTTTGGTTCGCAGGACGATCCGGAGGCCCGAAAAGCGCTCCTGCAACCGGTCGATAACAGGAGCGGTTTGTGACAGATGCCCAAAGCCATGGTTCGATATGTCAAACAAGATCGTCTTGACGCTCATGCACCAAAGCCTCAGCACAACTGACTTTTACTTCTGCATTCCAGGCCTATGGGCACGCCCGCTAAGCAGCAACAGCCCCGCACGCATCCGATTGGTGGAGGCGTTCAAGATACCACTTGTATGTGCTCGCGATCCCGTCTTTGAGCGCCACCTGCGGCCGCCACCCGAGCTTGGCGATGCGGCTCGAATCCATCAGCTTGCGCGGCGTTCCGTCGGGTTTCGAGGAATCGAAAACGATGTTTCCGGTGAAGCCGACGGCGCAGGCGATCAGCTCCGCAAGATCGCGAATCGCGATCTCCGACCCTGCGCCGCAATTGATATGCTCGTAACCGTCGTAATGATCCATGCAGAAGACCACGCCCTTCGCCAAATCGTCTACATGCAGAAATTCTCGCATCGGCGAACCCGTTCCCCAGACCACAACGTCACGACGGCCGTCACATTTCGCTTCGTGGAATTTCCGCATGAGCGCGGGTAGCACATGACTGGTCGTCAGGTCGAAGCTATCGTTTGGGCCATATAAATTGCAAGGCATCACGGAGATATAACGTCGCCCATATTGACGCCGATACGCCTGACAGAGCTTGATGCCTGCGATCTTGGCGACGGCGTACCATTCATTTGTCGGCTCCAGGGGCCCGGAAAGCAACGCCTCCTCCTTGATCGGCTGCGGCGCGAACTTTGGATAGATGCAGGAGGATCCCAGGAACACGAGCCGGTCGACGTTAGCGGCGTGCGCAGAATGAATGATGTTCGTTTCGATAGCGAGATTGTCGTATATGAACTCGGCCGGGAATGCGTCATTTGCAAATATGCCGCCGACTTTCGCCGCTGCGAATATAATGGCGTCCGCGCGGTTTTGTTTCAGCCACAACTCGACCGACCGCTGATCCCGTAAATCGACGACGGAGCGATCGACTTTCAGCACTTCGTCGCCACGCGACTCCAAACATCTGGTTACCGCCGAGCCAACCATGCCTTTGTGGCCAGCCACCCATATGCGCTGTCTGCCCATGTGCTCGCTCCTCCAACACTAACTCGATACACGTCGAGGCAAACGAGTGACTACCTTCTGCCCCGCGCCGCCTATTGCTATTTTGCCTCCGCCGCCTGAGCGGTCTTCGTCGCAACGGCGCCAAAATCGAGGTGACGTTTTTCCTTCCTCTTTGCCGACGCGTATTTCTCGTGCCTTATGAGATAACTGGCGAGGCGCCCATAGCCGCTCTGCGCGTGCTTCTTCAGATTGACTTGCGTCAGCACGACCGTTGTCTCTTCGCGGCGTATATCTTTGAGGAGCTCGATCGCGTTGCGGGCGTCTTCGAAGCGCGTGCTCTCCCATTTCACAAGGAAAAGGACTTCGTCAGCGAAACGCGCCAGCAAACGCGTATCGGCCACGTCGAGCAACGGAGGCGCGTCGAAGAACACCCAGTCATATCGTTCTCGCAGCGCCGCGAGCACGGCAAGCAAGCGCACAGCCGCATTCGATTCCGATAGATCGTCGGAAATTCGGCCGAAGGGAAGATAGTCGACGCCTAGGCTCTGAATCCGTTGGATCGAGTCGAATATGCTCCGATCGAACACGCCTGGATCGAGACAAGACTGCGTCCCGGTCGTCAGGCCATCACGTTGCAAAGCCTGGGGCCAGATATCGAAATCGACGACCACCGCCCGCCGTCCATGGATCGCGGAGAGGACAGCGAGACTAAGGCAGAGCGTCGTCTTGCCTTCGTCTGCGCCGCCTGACGTCACCATGACCGTTTTCGATGCGTTCCCCGGCGCCACTCGAAACTCCGGTTGCAGGGCGTCGGTCAATAATTGGACCGATTGCGCAAACGGCGTGGAGCGCTCCATCAGCAGCTTTCGATATGGCCATTCCTTCTTTGGGAGCCGAATATGCGGCACGACCGCAGCGCAAGGAACGCCCAGTGACGTCATAACGTCCCGTTCAGTCCTTATCCGACGGTCGAATTGAGCCAGCCAAGCTGCGAGCCAATTTCCTGCGTAGCCGAAGGCGAGCATCGCGGGGATCACGAGCAGAAGAGGATTTATCGAGCTGGGCCTGTCCGGTATCGGGGCGTAAGAGAGAACCCGCGCATCCGGTTTGCAGTGCGCTATCCGCTCGCGGATAATGTTCACCTGCCGCTCCAAAGCTGGCTGCAATTGGCGCGCTGCGGACGCCTGCGTCAAGGCTTCGCGGATACGCTGATCCGTGAATTTGTTGCGCCCACTGGCGTCGTGAATCGCCTCTGCCTGGTTCTGCAGGAGATTTCGAGCCAGGCTGTCCGTCTGTATTGCTTGCGACCTTATGACATCCAGTTGGGCCGATATCCGGGTCAGTTCGAGCTCCAGCGCATTTCGCTTCGTTTCCACAGAGCTGGCGACGAAGAGATCGGCCATCCGGTTGACAAGACCAGCCGTCTTGATTGGATCTGGAGACGAAAAGTTTATCGAAATGACATCCGAGTGACCCTCTTGAGAAACTTTCACGCGCTTCTCAAAATCCTCTGGCCGGGGCCCGCCGCCGGATGGCTTTTTCGTCAATGCGCCTAACCAGATTTCGAAACGGCGCTTCAGCTCGGAGACGCTGAGCTGACCAGTCTGCGACGCCTCGAAACCGCCCGTGGCCTCCGTCGCCGAGCTAACCGGATCGGGGGACGGCTCCCATAATCCGAGCATCGCGCGGCGTAGAAAGTCGCGAGAAAGAAGTTTCGCCATAGCGGTCTCGATTGCCGCAGGCTGAACGGGCGCCGCTGGCGGCTGGGCGCCATTTGGCGTTTCTGCACCGGTAGCGGAGTCCTTTTGCATTTCGATCAGAAGCTGCGATTTGGCGGAATAGGTCGGACTAAATAAGAGCCCGCCAAAACCGACCAAGCCGCCCCCCAGGAATGCGCCAGCCGCAATAAAAAGAATTCGCTTTCCGAGCGACGCCTTCCGAGAGACGGCGCCCCGGTTCGGGGCGTGATCCGCGGGCTGTTGCATCGGCGAAGCCCGCTCGACCGACTCGGACGTCTTTTGCGTCCGTTGCGCGGAAACGCCGAATGAAAAAAGATCGATCGAGGCGGGCGTCGCCGCTGTTTGCGGGCAACTCGACCAAAGACGCTGCTTAAAGCGCTTCCGACCATTCATCGCCGGCGTGCGGCCTTTCGCGTGAAGCGCTTTGGAGCCAACCCGAAGCGTTTGCTTGCCATGCTTGGCCCCCGAGCCGCCGATGTCTTCCGGCCCCTCGGCCACCCGCTTCCCGCGCGTCTTGTTGCTTCCAAGAGGTTTCTGTCTCGAGAATTTCACTAGCATGCGCCCTGCCCATTGAATGAAAGTCCGTCGCTTTAACGACGGGTCCTAAACAATGCTTCAGGAAAGTTTACGTGAGTTTTTGGTCAAAACAACGCATGCAAAACGTATAACCCATAATTGCCGGAGATGCCCACACTGGCTCGCGCACGTTTGAATTAGTCAATTGGTCATACGTATTGTTACGCAGCCGCGCATTATGGACAATACACGCCATATTTTCAAAAAATGCGTTGATGCTTCACCTATTTTTAATTAGAGGTAGGAAGTCGGGATGACCTCAAAATAACTCGACGAGCACTATTCTTTATTGCTCGCGTTCTCGTTCCCGGAGGGGGCCTATGCACAGGCGCAGCTATCCAGACCACAAGACTGTCGTGACTGCCATAGTTGAGCGCAATGGCTTGTTTAGAGACGGGCTTGTCGAAATACTTCAAACGAGCCGTTTCGACGTCATCCTATCCGCCCCAGTAATAGACGCAGACGCCATAGCGTTGATCCGCGACCAGAAACCCGACCTGCTGGTCATCGACCTTGGGCAGGATCTCCGGGACACGCTCAGTCAGATCAGGCTCTTCAAAAGCTTTCGTGCGGACGCGCCGGTCGCTGTGCTTGCGCCAAGCTTGGACAGCGACCTGGCGCCACTGCTCCAAGAGGGCGTCTCGGCCTTCCTCAGTAGCTCGATGCGGGGCGAGGCGCTCATCAAGGCGCTAGAACTCGTCATGCTCGGAGAGACCGTCTTACCGCAACAACTTCTCGCGACGCTGCTCGTCAACTCCAAGAGCGCTCCTACCGCCCTGCCCCAACTGCAAATCGAGACCTCGGTGAATGAATTGAAATGCAGGATCGACGCAACCGCCGTCGCTGGCGAACGCGCGCAGCATAACGCGCTAGCAAAGAATGACACGACGCCCCAATTCTCGGACCAAGAGCGACGCATCCTGCGCTGCCTCGTCGATGGCGACTCCAACAAATCTATCGCCCGTAGAATCGGCATCGCAGAGGCGACCGTCAAAGTGCATGTGAAAGCAATCTTACGCAAAATTCGACTACAAAATCGGACCCAGGCCGCCGTCTGGGCTCTGAGCCAAAACCAGCTCCTGGTCGCCGAGAGCGCCAAAGGAAAGCTCGACTCCTCAAGCAATCGAGAGTCCTCGGTCGCTCTCATCGACACGCCGCCTCAATAGGCGCGCCCGAGGATAAGTGCGACCGGCGTGCGCATCAGTATCCACATATCCAGCCAGAGCGACCAATTCTTCACGTAAAGGACGTCGAAATCAACGCGCCGTTTCATGTCGCTGAGCATAGCCGTCTCGCCACGAAAGCCGTTCACTTGCGCCAAACCGGTCATGCCAGGAAGGACATGTAAGCGATACACATAGTCCTGTATGAGCGCCTTATATTGAGCGTCATGCGCGAGCGCATGGGGGCGCGGTCCGACAAGCGACATATCGCCCTTCAGCACGTTGAACAATTGGGGCAGCTCGTCGATGCTCGTCTTGCGCAACACGCGGCCGACGCAATTGACCCGCGCATCATTCTTCCGCGCTTGCTCGATCGACGCGCCATTTTCCAATACGTTCATCGTACGGAATTTGTAGATGACGAACTTCCTTTCATTGAAACCACTCCGCATTTGCCTGAATATAACTGGACCTGGGCTCCCCGCCTTGATAGCGATCGCCGTCGCAAGCATGACGGGAGAAAGCAAGAGAAGCGCTAAGGACGCGAGTGCGATATCGCATCCGCGCTTGATGGCTCGCTCTGTCGCGCTCATCGCGATGCGTGGCATTTCAATCGACGTCGCGCTGCTCACCAATCTCCGTAAAGATCGGTCCGGAATGAGACGCACGGGAAGCGCTGAACAGCGCAGGCGCAGGTCTATCTCTGCGATCAGATCCACGTCGCGCCAACGAAACGCAATGACGAACTCGTCCGCGTTCGTCTCGGCGGAAATTCTCCTGGCTTCCTCCAATTTGGATTGCCCGCGCTCCGTTAGCTGGCCGTTTGCAGCGGCCTCGTCATCGAGCGTTACGCGAGCAACC contains:
- a CDS encoding LuxR C-terminal-related transcriptional regulator; translated protein: MTAIVERNGLFRDGLVEILQTSRFDVILSAPVIDADAIALIRDQKPDLLVIDLGQDLRDTLSQIRLFKSFRADAPVAVLAPSLDSDLAPLLQEGVSAFLSSSMRGEALIKALELVMLGETVLPQQLLATLLVNSKSAPTALPQLQIETSVNELKCRIDATAVAGERAQHNALAKNDTTPQFSDQERRILRCLVDGDSNKSIARRIGIAEATVKVHVKAILRKIRLQNRTQAAVWALSQNQLLVAESAKGKLDSSSNRESSVALIDTPPQ
- a CDS encoding exopolysaccharide biosynthesis polyprenyl glycosylphosphotransferase, whose translation is MLWQRLSPHVVRSASSWWEGAGNTFSSDTSRWRISYPYVLAGVALSEAAAIFGGALAVEYIGQSFLSLTPFLDRTIALSEVGFVVYALLCQSKGLYRMSALLDARQHRNHVILSWLLALAMQLALIYPLRLADSFYVGLLFASGAVDLALLLAIRRAFARALRAFTAKHSVAGRRAVVIGDAEELGRLSAAHLNLSFGLSEVARVTLDDEAAANGQLTERGQSKLEEARRISAETNADEFVIAFRWRDVDLIAEIDLRLRCSALPVRLIPDRSLRRLVSSATSIEMPRIAMSATERAIKRGCDIALASLALLLLSPVMLATAIAIKAGSPGPVIFRQMRSGFNERKFVIYKFRTMNVLENGASIEQARKNDARVNCVGRVLRKTSIDELPQLFNVLKGDMSLVGPRPHALAHDAQYKALIQDYVYRLHVLPGMTGLAQVNGFRGETAMLSDMKRRVDFDVLYVKNWSLWLDMWILMRTPVALILGRAY